A stretch of the Rosa rugosa chromosome 5, drRosRugo1.1, whole genome shotgun sequence genome encodes the following:
- the LOC133711166 gene encoding cell wall / vacuolar inhibitor of fructosidase 1-like, which yields MKSSVRLASFVCLIHVVFLSISHCRVFLPNDLRLIEHTCNKTPHRDLCVSALTSDPESAGADVKGLARIMANVILRKATIDTQHKIEGMIAHNPGDQRLTKCRDDYKVIKTKIDSTNASITKHDYKSAEESMNDAIAEANICEGRFPGRSPLIYENKLEADIADLAADIVIM from the coding sequence ATGAAGAGTTCAGTACGTCTAGCAAGTTTCGTATGTCTCATTCATGTTGTGTTTCTCTCCATTAGCCATTGCAGGGTTTTCCTGCCGAACGATCTCAGGCTTATTGAGCATACATGCAACAAAACACCACACCGCGATCTCTGTGTCTCTGCTCTTACCTCGGACCCTGAGAGTGCCGGTGCAGATGTCAAGGGCTTAGCCCGCATAATGGCTAATGTTATACTTAGGAAAGCCACAATTGATACCCAACACAAGATCGAGGGGATGATTGCGCATAACCCAGGAGACCAACGCTTAACCAAATGTAGAGATGATTACAAAgtaatcaaaacaaaaattgacTCAACCAATGCATCTATTACTAAACATGATTATAAGTCGGCCGAGGAAAGCATGAATGATGCTATCGCTGAAGCTAATATATGCGAAGGTCGTTTTCCAGGCAGATCTCCTCTGATATATGAGAACAAACTTGAGGCTGATATTGCTGATTTAGCTGCTGACATAGTAATTATGTAG